The following are encoded in a window of Rosa chinensis cultivar Old Blush chromosome 4, RchiOBHm-V2, whole genome shotgun sequence genomic DNA:
- the LOC112197906 gene encoding protein HOTHEAD translates to MMMGFSLHLLLLFVHLAICSSGQTFPYMTSNVEEVSGRSFDYIVVGGGTAGCPLAATLSEKFSVLLVERGGSPYGDPFILELKYYGYPFLVSDEYTSAAQSFVSTDGVPNFRGRVLGGSAAINGGFYGRASKDFVKKVGWDNEEVRDAYEWVESRIITKPDHLTPWSNATAYSFVEAGILPYNGFSLEHIRGTKIGATSFDNQGRRHLPADLLPAGNPSKITVLLNATVDKVIFQRTGTRDEKIARGIRFIKSDGSSNQTYEAYLNQPDNSGSWGDVILSAGALGSPQILLLSGIGPQEHLNNFEIPLLLNLKGVGEGMQDNPGIAIFVNYNPQNPTPEHSKAAGIADDFKIITEAGIVPISLNGTTFSYFIGKIAFPESVGKLELNSTDPRANPSVTFNYLSTERDLAECVKMTQLLELALRSKSIASFVGSNEYQNKPMPTEDELQELCKTTVGTFYHYHGGCTVGSVVDKNYRVYGVKGLRVIDGSTFLESPGTNPMATVLMLGRYQGLKILQERKDASFINPRT, encoded by the exons ATGATGATGGGGTTTTCATTGCATCTGTTGCTTCTATTTGTTCACTTGGCTATATGTTCTTCGGGGCAAACATTCCCCTATATGACTTCAAATGTCGAAGAAGTATCCGGTAGGTCCTTCGATTACATTGTGGTTGGCGGAGGGACTGCCGGCTGCCCCCTAGCTGCAACGTTGTCTGAGAAATTCTCAGTGCTGTTGGTGGAACGAGGTGGCTCGCCTTACGGAGACCCCTTCATCTTAGAGCTGAAGTACTACGGATACCCATTTCTCGTAAGTGATGAATATACATCAGCTGCACAAAGCTTCGTCTCGACAGATGGTGTCCCCAATTTCAGAGGAAGAGTGCTAGGAGGATCAGCTGCTATCAATGGTGGGTTTTACGGCAGAGCAAGTAAGGATTTTGTCAAAAAGGTTGGTTGGGATAATGAGGAAGTAAGGGATGCTTATGAATGGGTGGAATCTAGAATCATCACTAAACCTGATCATTTGACTCCATGGTCGAATGCTACTGCGTATAGCTTTGTTGAAGCTGGAATTCTCCCCTATAATGGTTTCAGTTTGGAGCATATTCGGGGAACAAAAATTGGTGCTACTTCGTTCGATAACCAGGGAAGAAGACACTTACCAGCTGATCTTCTACCGGCAGGAAATCCAAGCAAGATCACAGTTCTCTTGAATGCAACTGTAGACAAAGTTATCTTTCAAAGAACTG GTACCAGAGATGAGAAGATAGCTCGAGGTATAAGATTCATCAAGAGCGATGGCAGCTCAAACCAGACTTATGAAGCTTACCTCAACCAGCCAGACAACTCGGGATCATGGGGTGATGTGATACTATCAGCAGGAGCTTTAGGCAGCCCTCAGATTTTGTTGTTAAGTGGCATTGGCCCTCAAGAACACCTAAACAACTTTGAAATCCCGCTCCTACTCAACTTGAAGGGAGTAGGAGAAGGAATGCAAGACAATCCTGGTATTGCAATCTTTGTCAACTACAACCCGCAAAATCCAACACCAGAACATTCCAAAGCTGCTGGTATAGCAGATGACTTCAAAATCATAACCGAGGCAGGAATCGTACCTATTAGCTTGAATGGAACAACTTTCAGCTATTTCATTGGCAAAATTGCCTTCCCAGAATCCGTAGGGAAGCTTGAACTCAACAGCACTGACCCAAGAGCAAACCCATCAGTGACATTCAACTACCTATCAACCGAGAGAGACTTGGCAGAATGTGTAAAGATGACCCAGCTGCTTGAGCTAGCTTTAAGGTCCAAATCAATTGCTTCCTTCGTGGGTTCGAATGAATACCAAAACAAGCCGATGCCTACTGAAGACGAGCTCCAGGAACTCTGCAAGACGACTGTCGGTACCTTCTACCACTACCATGGTGGTTGCACTGTGGGGTCAGTGGTCGACAAGAATTATAGGGTTTATGGTGTTAAAGGCTTGAGAGTGATCGATGGGTCAACCTTCCTGGAATCACCAGGCACAAACCCAATGGCCACTGTGCTAATGCTCGGAAGATACCAAGGACtcaaaattcttcaagaaagaaaagatgCTTCCTTTATCAATCCCAGAACCTAA